Proteins from a single region of bacterium:
- a CDS encoding NADH-quinone oxidoreductase subunit C: MSGNRSGMKPSEQVKWGRPNRRGELGAEVVVRNYEDESKAAAENTLARLKAAHGSAIKDVRQFRNEIRVEVAPEALREVLLFLRDEQELEFKYLSQIAGAEWHKNEQTHERFFYVSYDLYSFRLKTRFYVYLVLPEDDPSAPSVADLFSTAEWHEREVFDLFGVDFLGHPDLRRILLPPHYDGHPLRKSYPAHGKDVWELGRHVVPSNYDEIIGTIH; encoded by the coding sequence GTGTCCGGCAATCGCAGCGGAATGAAGCCGAGTGAACAGGTCAAATGGGGCAGGCCCAACCGCCGCGGCGAGCTTGGCGCGGAGGTCGTCGTCAGGAATTACGAGGACGAGTCCAAAGCCGCGGCGGAAAATACGCTCGCGAGGCTGAAGGCGGCGCACGGCTCCGCGATAAAAGATGTTCGCCAATTTAGAAACGAAATCCGCGTGGAGGTTGCACCGGAAGCGCTGCGTGAAGTGCTTTTGTTTTTGCGCGACGAGCAAGAACTTGAGTTTAAATACCTGTCGCAGATTGCCGGCGCGGAGTGGCACAAAAACGAGCAGACGCACGAGCGGTTCTTTTACGTCAGCTACGATCTTTACTCTTTCCGGCTAAAAACGCGGTTTTACGTTTACCTCGTGCTGCCGGAAGACGATCCCTCCGCGCCGAGTGTTGCGGATTTGTTTTCGACTGCGGAATGGCACGAGCGCGAGGTTTTCGACCTTTTCGGCGTAGATTTTTTGGGGCATCCGGATTTGCGTCGGATTCTCCTTCCGCCGCATTACGACGGCCATCCGCTACGCAAAAGTTATCCCGCCCACGGAAAGGACGTCTGGGAACTCGGCAGGCATGTGGTGCCTTCGAATTACGACGAAATCATCGGGACGATTCACTGA
- a CDS encoding NADH-quinone oxidoreductase subunit B, producing the protein MALEDILGSSVVFTTVKKMMNWARANSLWPMGFGLACCAIEMMSTSASNFDISRFGSEVFRSSPRQADLLIVPGRLSWKMAPIIRHLYDQMPEPKWVISMGACASSGGVFQTYTIVHGVDNIIPVDIYVPGCPPRPEMLLDGLMKLQKKIVNPDYEIKIKNRGVPDPEMVALREGKE; encoded by the coding sequence ATGGCACTGGAAGACATACTCGGAAGCAGCGTCGTCTTCACAACCGTGAAGAAGATGATGAACTGGGCGCGGGCCAATTCGCTGTGGCCGATGGGTTTCGGTCTCGCGTGCTGCGCGATCGAAATGATGAGCACAAGCGCGTCCAATTTCGACATTAGCCGGTTCGGAAGCGAAGTATTCCGCTCAAGTCCACGGCAGGCGGATTTGCTTATCGTGCCCGGCAGGCTTTCCTGGAAGATGGCGCCTATAATCCGGCACCTTTACGACCAGATGCCCGAGCCGAAATGGGTGATCTCGATGGGAGCGTGCGCATCCAGCGGCGGCGTTTTTCAGACGTACACGATCGTCCACGGTGTGGACAACATAATTCCCGTGGATATTTACGTGCCGGGCTGCCCGCCGCGTCCGGAGATGCTTCTTGACGGGTTGATGAAACTTCAAAAGAAAATCGTCAACCCGGACTATGAAATCAAGATCAAGAACCGCGGCGTGCCCGATCCCGAAATGGTTGCGCTCAGGGAGGGCAAAGAATAG
- the ndhC gene encoding NADH-quinone oxidoreductase subunit A gives MLLDFVPILIYFVIMVGLALIIIGLSHLLSPRGRGKAAVFEEPYECGLPSEGAGPERYPIKFYLVSILFVLFDVEAVFLWPWAISFQSYRASGFTAFWYIEMVVFLAILLVGYLYLIGKGAFDWK, from the coding sequence GTGCTTCTCGATTTCGTTCCAATCCTGATTTACTTCGTGATTATGGTCGGCCTTGCGCTGATCATAATCGGCCTTTCGCACCTTCTTTCCCCTCGCGGCCGCGGCAAGGCGGCGGTATTCGAGGAACCGTACGAGTGCGGCTTGCCAAGCGAAGGAGCGGGGCCGGAGCGGTACCCGATCAAGTTTTATCTCGTTTCAATCCTCTTCGTCCTGTTCGACGTCGAGGCGGTGTTCCTCTGGCCGTGGGCGATTTCGTTCCAAAGCTATCGTGCAAGCGGCTTCACCGCGTTCTGGTATATCGAGATGGTGGTTTTTCTGGCGATTTTGCTCGTCGGATACCTGTACTTGATCGGCAAGGGAGCATTCGACTGGAAGTAA
- a CDS encoding ribose-phosphate pyrophosphokinase has product MVRKSKGLDNGPVFSVREMKIIAGNSNLPLARKIAKKLGVELGKVKVGRFSDGEIQVKIDESMRGLDVFVIQSTCNPVNDNLMELLIIMDALRRASARRVYPVIPYYGYSRQDKKVQPREPITARLVANLIESCEASRVLCMDLHSNSIQGFFNLPVDNLTAINNLVGAMHQHGLVHSDMIVVSPDVGGVQRANEVTNKIERFYGLKVPLAIIAKRRPEPNVSEVLEVIGDVKGKTAVIFDDMIDTAGSVTNGAEELTRRGAKEVHVYATHGLMSGNAYSRLDASPIKKVVVTDTIPLHRRSNKVEVVSTAGIFARAIKNCFEDQSISQIFHENLVD; this is encoded by the coding sequence ATGGTTCGTAAAAGCAAAGGACTTGACAACGGCCCCGTTTTTTCCGTTCGCGAGATGAAGATTATTGCCGGCAATTCAAACCTTCCGCTCGCCAGAAAGATAGCCAAGAAGCTTGGTGTTGAGCTGGGAAAGGTCAAGGTGGGACGCTTCTCCGACGGCGAAATCCAAGTGAAAATAGACGAAAGCATGCGAGGTCTGGACGTTTTCGTAATCCAGTCCACCTGCAACCCGGTCAACGACAATCTTATGGAGCTGCTGATTATTATGGACGCGTTGCGCAGAGCCAGCGCGCGTCGCGTCTACCCGGTTATTCCTTATTACGGCTACTCGCGCCAGGACAAAAAAGTCCAGCCGCGCGAGCCGATAACCGCGCGCCTTGTTGCAAACTTGATCGAATCCTGCGAAGCGAGCCGCGTTTTGTGCATGGATTTGCATTCGAACTCAATCCAGGGATTTTTCAATCTTCCGGTGGACAATCTGACCGCGATCAACAATTTGGTAGGCGCGATGCACCAGCATGGTTTGGTCCACAGCGACATGATCGTTGTATCTCCGGATGTCGGGGGCGTGCAGCGCGCGAACGAAGTTACAAACAAGATCGAACGCTTCTATGGATTGAAAGTGCCTCTGGCCATTATCGCCAAGCGCCGTCCCGAGCCGAACGTGAGCGAAGTTCTTGAGGTCATCGGAGACGTTAAGGGCAAAACGGCGGTCATCTTTGACGATATGATCGACACGGCGGGCAGCGTCACAAACGGGGCGGAGGAGTTGACCCGCCGCGGCGCAAAGGAAGTCCACGTTTACGCTACGCACGGGCTGATGAGCGGAAACGCGTATTCCAGGCTTGACGCCAGTCCGATAAAAAAAGTGGTCGTCACGGACACGATCCCGCTGCACCGCCGCTCGAACAAGGTGGAAGTGGTGTCAACCGCCGGCATATTCGCCAGAGCGATCAAGAACTGTTTCGAAGACCAGTCCATCAGCCAGATTTTTCATGAAAACCTGGTTGACTAG
- the glmU gene encoding bifunctional UDP-N-acetylglucosamine diphosphorylase/glucosamine-1-phosphate N-acetyltransferase GlmU produces MHDNLAVVVLAGGLSTRFKSDTPKLLHKLAGKPILGWVLDAARVLNPLQIIVVYGPHNEFLKEHFQGVDWALQEHPRGTADALLSSKSVLDPRVKEILLISGDTPFIRPETLLDAVEMFEGVAKDVKAVVLAAIIGDPTGYGRIVRSGNRVDRIIEEKDAKPSERENREVNSGIYVLALNGIWSELSGVSTENAKGEMYLTDVISTRKALICPVQDSWEIAGINTRADLAAAEAEAQRRIISRHLLDGVSFIRPETCYVEAAVTIAPDTVIMPGTCLLGNTTIGAGCKIGPDSYIDRSSIGDGCEILKSTVNRASVGNRVKIGPFCNVRPETVLEDDVKLGDFVEIKKARVGRGSKIPHLSYVGDAVIGERVNIGAGTITCNYDGVNKHQTTIEDDVFVGSNSTIIAPRIIRKGGYVAAGSVITEDVPPDDLAVGRGRQVNKSGYARRLRESMARSREKAAKAGAIPDSGEKGEEADGS; encoded by the coding sequence TTGCACGATAATCTCGCCGTCGTTGTGCTTGCTGGCGGGCTATCCACCCGCTTCAAGTCCGATACGCCGAAACTGCTTCACAAACTCGCCGGAAAACCCATACTGGGATGGGTGCTGGATGCCGCGCGCGTACTCAATCCCTTGCAAATTATTGTCGTTTACGGCCCTCACAACGAATTCCTGAAGGAGCATTTTCAAGGGGTGGACTGGGCGCTGCAGGAGCACCCGAGAGGCACCGCGGATGCGCTGCTTTCCTCGAAATCCGTGCTTGACCCGCGGGTAAAGGAAATTTTGTTGATATCAGGCGATACGCCATTTATCAGGCCGGAGACGCTGCTCGATGCCGTTGAAATGTTCGAGGGCGTCGCCAAGGATGTCAAAGCGGTCGTGCTGGCTGCAATCATAGGCGATCCCACCGGATACGGCCGTATAGTGCGATCCGGAAACCGCGTCGACAGGATTATCGAGGAAAAGGACGCGAAACCGAGCGAGCGGGAGAACCGCGAGGTCAACAGCGGGATTTACGTACTGGCGCTCAACGGAATCTGGAGCGAGCTTTCGGGCGTCAGCACCGAGAACGCCAAGGGCGAAATGTATCTCACCGACGTTATTTCCACCCGCAAGGCGCTGATATGCCCGGTGCAGGATTCTTGGGAGATCGCGGGGATCAACACGCGCGCGGATCTGGCGGCGGCGGAAGCCGAAGCCCAACGCCGGATAATTTCCCGGCATTTGTTGGATGGAGTCAGCTTTATACGCCCCGAAACCTGCTATGTCGAGGCCGCGGTGACAATCGCACCCGACACCGTGATTATGCCGGGCACATGCCTGCTTGGAAACACGACCATCGGCGCGGGATGCAAAATCGGTCCAGACAGCTACATAGACCGCTCGTCCATCGGCGACGGGTGCGAAATTCTTAAGAGCACAGTCAACCGGGCAAGTGTTGGTAATAGAGTAAAAATCGGTCCATTCTGCAACGTACGGCCGGAAACAGTGCTTGAGGACGATGTCAAGCTGGGCGACTTTGTTGAAATCAAAAAGGCCCGTGTCGGCAGGGGCTCCAAGATTCCGCATCTTTCATACGTCGGCGACGCGGTAATCGGCGAAAGGGTGAATATTGGGGCTGGAACAATTACCTGCAATTACGACGGTGTGAACAAGCATCAGACGACTATCGAGGATGACGTATTCGTGGGCTCGAATTCCACCATCATCGCCCCTCGCATTATCCGAAAGGGCGGGTACGTTGCGGCTGGAAGCGTTATTACAGAGGACGTTCCGCCGGATGACCTCGCCGTCGGGCGCGGCCGCCAGGTGAATAAATCCGGTTACGCGAGACGGTTGCGTGAAAGCATGGCAAGGAGCAGGGAAAAGGCGGCCAAAGCCGGCGCAATCCCTGATTCCGGAGAAAAGGGGGAAGAAGCTGATGGTTCGTAA